tgatcagaaaaaaaagaagcacacaaGATGCATTTGTGGTCAGCTTAGTCAGATTATTGGGCCTTCGGAGGACACGCTGTGTTGACGCTGGCAAAAGATTAACTagccacaaacaaaccaaactgtgtCCACAACAATCTGTGCATTAATTAGTGTGAGAGCATTAGCACGTGTTTCTCTCTTAATCCTCCACAATGAGGTCAGCTGTCAGTGCTGCACTGAATGCTTAATTACTATTTGGGAAACGCATCTTGATGCCTCGTAGAACCTGGGGTTCACTTTTCTCCAAAACTGATGGAATGATGCCCCATCCCATGCCTATTTATgaacttcatttcatttcatttccatttgaaaacagaaaacatgattcTAAATCAAAATATCAGTATGTCTGGGCAGATTTAACACTTATTTTAAAGCTACAGAGTTTCTTCAAACAGTGACTTTAGTAGCCTTTATTTACCTCAGCTGCAGAGGGCTTGTATTTGAGGTTTGTATTAGAGACAGGCCTTTATTTTTAATTCCCTCTGTTTGATATTTCAGAATGAAGCCTCCTTGTTTTCTGACCTGGTCCCGTTTCCCCCGTTAAAGTTCTGTACacttcatttgttcatttcaacCACACCCCAGACCATTCTTAGTGACCTCGCTTTTATTTCAATATTGGcttttatttgaggaaatatgGTGTACCAAAATCCCCCTCTGTGCAGTAAACCCTGTAATGaatctgtttatctgtgtggGCAGCAGTACTCTGCCATGGTAAGTACTTCCCTGCTTGGGCCGTCCATGCTCAAAATTGATATACTCATGCTCCTCCACCAAATGGTGTATGTGGTGTAAAATTCTGCTGCTTCGAGTAACAAGAGCGGGCTTTCATGACTATTGGCATGTGTGTGGACGGTAACAGGACAGTGTAATCAAGGAGAGAGACGTCCGCCTTTGTTATGCAAGTGAGATGCCGTGGAGAGAGGTTTGGACTGATTCCCAGGTTCCAGTGCCGCTGTGACGTTTTGGCGACGTGGGTCAAGTGACACGGCCCGTTTCTGCCACGGTGCACTTTTACTGTGAAGTGCTGGTTTTTCACATATGCATGTCCCTCGTTACGGACAGCACCTAATGTGTGGGGCCATCTGTCCAGGGTTTGAGCCAAGAGAGTATAAAAGGGTGTAACAGTGAGTGTGACTATTACAGCTGTGCAAGGTAATGAAGGTATCATTCCCTGTATAATTACAGAGTGACAAAAGCCAAGCCTCACTAACATCTCCTGCTAATGGATCTCAGCCATTATTTGCTGAATAAATCCTTCtcactgtctcctcctcttggtcttcccttttcttcctgTCCTTCCACCTCTCATTTATGCTTCCTTTCATCTTTTCTCCCACTGAACCTCCCTCTCATGCCTAATTTCCCGTCACCCATTTTCACCGTCGTTCTCCTTCCATCTAATCCTCATTTTCGCTTTTCCATTGCACCTCCACCTGCCCTCGTTCCCCTGCTTTCCTGCTCTACCCTCACTTATGTTCTCTGCTCGCctcactctctttcttcctctctaccTCCCACAGTCCcagtgaagcagagagagatgtCGCAGAAGAAGATATTCCTGGTCTTCGTTGCCATCAGTACTGTCAGTCTCCTGCTGCACCATGGGGGCCACTTGAGCTGGTGAGTGATTGAAACACAGCCCACATATATGCAAACAGACAGTTACACACATTATAGACCCTCTAATTCTCTATAAGTCCATATGGTGCTAATTATTATGAAAATGTGACAATGGCAGCTCCTGTCTTTTTCCTTTAAAGTCAAATTAATAGTGCGACTGGCTTATTATAATACTCAGTTACGGAGACTTTGAGTGCTGATGCACTGCCAAGTTTGTCGAGGGACCAATTATAAAAGTAGAGGGATCGTAGATCTTTGGCAACCCTGTATTCTGTTCTCGTATCCTTTTCAACACAACGTTCTGCTCCCAAAACCTTTTCCCCGTTCTTGTCGTTACTGTTCGCGTTTGTTGAACGTTAGTGCTTTGCCCGTCGTCTCTCTACTTTTCACACAGTTTGCCCTCCTTTTCAATGCCTCTCTAGACCCTCTAGTTCAGTCTGCAGTGAACACTGTACGTTGTAATACTGCATAGAATTCATTATGTATTCACACCATACCACGTATGACTTGAGCTTTTCTGTGGCTTTATATTTAGCTCTTTTTCTATGGTAAAATTGTATAATGAATATTCATCTTAATTCAGTCTTAATTTTGCTGCACTGATGCTCCCAATGCACTCGTCTCATTAGttatcttattttgaaacaagATGTTATGTCCTACTTACATCCTTACAGGCatcatcatgttttatattttttgtttatgttgtatGCATccttaaaatgttttacttgtgtTAAGTGTTAATTTATAGCTTTACATATCACAGTAAATAAAGGAAtttaaaatacacaagaaaCCTCTTGACACATattacacaaaaacagatttttgatTACTCTCCACTGAAAGTCAgtaaaagattgattgattgatcgattgatttaGCACCCAGCCATAATACGCAGTTCAAACAATTCAGACAAGCCCTATATCATCTTGCACTTTTCATTGGCCTTTCCCAACTTTATTTGCCCcaatttttctgtctcttatcATTTCAATTCCACCATTGAAGACTGATATTTACTTAACTGTTATATTTGCTACCTCTGTCCTGTCCTACGCTTCAGTACCTTTCTTTATCTGTCCAGTGTCTGTGCAATTATGTTCCTAATGTCACCATTTTATCTGGGTAGATGCTCCTTTTTCTGGAACTAATGGAGCTTCAAATACATGAttacactttctttttctttctccaggaCCATGGAGGCCTTCCACCTCAGTTGTCCTGCCCTCCGTTCCCACCCTGCCCCAGGTCTGAAACCTAAGCACACCAATGTGGCCTTCCTCAAGACCCACAAAACAGCAAGCACCACCATGCAGAATCTGTTTTTCCGCTTCGCAGAGCGCAACAACCTCACGGTGGCGTTGCCCGTGCAGGCCTGCAGCCACCAGTTCTGCTACCCCCGCTCCTTCACCTCTCACTTTGTCCACCCGCACACGCTACCGCCGAACATCATCACCAGCCACATGCGCTTCAGCAAGGCGGAGCTGTACCGCCTGATGCCCAACGACACAATATATATCACAATCCTGAGAGAGCCGGGCTCCATGTTTGAATCCTTGTTCAGTTACTACAACCAGTACTGTCAGAGCTTCAAGAGGGTCCCCAACGGCTCCCTGGAGGCTTTCTTAGAGGAGCCCTGGCGCTACTATCGACCAGATGAGAAAGACTCCATGTATGCACGCAACACCTTGACTTTCGACTTAGGAGGAGACAAAGATCGCCCAGCAACAGATGTGGCGTATGCACGGGCCTTTCTAGCAGAGGTGGAGCGTGTTTTCTCCCTGGTAATGATTGCTGAGTACTTTGATGAATCTCTGGTTCTTCTTCGTCATCTTCTCTCCTGGGATCTGGATGACATTCTGTATGTTAAGCTCAACATGCGGACACCAAGCTCAAAGCGGAGCCTGACACCAGGCCTTCCTGATAAGATCCGTGGCTGGAATTCCTTAGATGCACGTCTCTACGACCACTTCAATGCCTCACTTTGGCGCCAGCTGTCAGCTCTGGGTCCAGCATGTGTGGCAAGGGAGGTGCGACTCCTTCGGCGAGCCCAGGAGAGGCTAATGAGAAGCTGCTTTGGTGGGCGGATGCCACTTCTCCGCTCAGCCGCACAGATCAAAAACAAAGATCTCCGCCCCTGGCAGCCTAGTGGGAAAGTTGACATTGTAGGCTACGATCTCCCAGTAAATCTCAGCCATGGGTTTTCGAGCCAGGCCCAGGAGCTCTGCCTCAAGCTCATCATGCCAGAGGTCCAGTACACACGGGTGCTCCTACGTTCCCAGTCACTGCGCTACCGTCGAGGCTACCAGCTACGGCCTCCACAGCAGTCGCATCCCCTCCAGCAGCCCATACGCACAGTCCTGCCTCGACATCCTCAAGTGCAACGCAGCCAACCGCCCCCTGCAGCCCCAGGCCCTGCATCAGGAACAGGGTCCACCTCCACCTCAAAGCCTGCTGCAGGAACTCAAGGTCGGACCACAAAGTTAGGGCCTAAATCCTCACAAGCCCAGGCCTCATAGACTGAAAAATCGAGACTTGAATATAATCTGAGTGCCCAACAGACTGCATTGTTCTACCCATCCTGCCCCTTGAGACAATGATGCTTGGTTGGGGTGGGGTGTTAGGGGAAAAGTCTGGGTTG
The sequence above is a segment of the Pempheris klunzingeri isolate RE-2024b chromosome 23, fPemKlu1.hap1, whole genome shotgun sequence genome. Coding sequences within it:
- the gal3st3 gene encoding galactose-3-O-sulfotransferase 3 codes for the protein MSQKKIFLVFVAISTVSLLLHHGGHLSWTMEAFHLSCPALRSHPAPGLKPKHTNVAFLKTHKTASTTMQNLFFRFAERNNLTVALPVQACSHQFCYPRSFTSHFVHPHTLPPNIITSHMRFSKAELYRLMPNDTIYITILREPGSMFESLFSYYNQYCQSFKRVPNGSLEAFLEEPWRYYRPDEKDSMYARNTLTFDLGGDKDRPATDVAYARAFLAEVERVFSLVMIAEYFDESLVLLRHLLSWDLDDILYVKLNMRTPSSKRSLTPGLPDKIRGWNSLDARLYDHFNASLWRQLSALGPACVAREVRLLRRAQERLMRSCFGGRMPLLRSAAQIKNKDLRPWQPSGKVDIVGYDLPVNLSHGFSSQAQELCLKLIMPEVQYTRVLLRSQSLRYRRGYQLRPPQQSHPLQQPIRTVLPRHPQVQRSQPPPAAPGPASGTGSTSTSKPAAGTQGRTTKLGPKSSQAQAS